The Candidatus Polarisedimenticolia bacterium nucleotide sequence CTCCATCTTCCGGAGCCGGTACTGGACGTCCTCCAGAAGCTGGCGATTCGCGGCCATGACGTCACTGACCACGCCGATCAGTCCGATGAAGACGCCGACGGCCAGCAGGGTGGTTCCGACGAGCAGCGACTGCAGGTGCCCCGCGGGTCCCGTCGAGGTGAAATAGTGATAGACGAAGCGGACCAGAATCACCAGCCCGACGCCCCCGACGATCGCCCCGAGATAGGAGAAGACTTTCAGCGGCTCGTAGAGCGCGTAGATCCGGACCATCGTGCTGGCCGATCGCTTCAGGTAGAACCAGAGGTTCGGGAAGAGCCGCGACTCCCTCAGCTTTTCGTTCACACCCACCCGGACGTGCGCCACCGCGAGGTTCTTCTTCCCCGCCTGGATGAGCGTCTCCAGCGTGTAGGTGAACCGCGAGAAGATGTTCAGGCGCAGCGCCGCCTCCCGGCTGTAGGCCCGGAAGCCACTCGTGGAGTCCATCAGCTCGATTCCCGCCATGCTCTGCATGATGCGATCGCCGAGCCGGTGCAGCAGCTTCTTCATCCGGGAGAAGTGCCCGATCGTCTGGACGTCGCGGTCTCCGACCACCAGATCGGCCCGCCCTTCCAGGATCGGCGCGATCAGCCGCTCGACGTCCCGGGCATCGTACTGATTGTCGGCGTCGGTGTTGACGATGATGTCGGCTCCCTGCTTCAGGGAGGCCTCGAGCCCCACCATGAAAGCGCGGGCCAGACCCTGGTGCGACGAGAGCACGACGACATGGTGCACTCCCAGCCGGCGGGCCGTCTCGACCGTTCCGTCGGTGCTGCCGTCGTCGATCACCAGGACCTCGATCCGATCCACGCCCGGAAGCGCCCGCGGCAAAGAGGCCAGGGTCACCGGCAAGGTCGTCTCCTCGTTCAGGCAGGGGATCTGGATGATGAGCTTCACGATCGCCTCTTCTCCGCCCGGGGCCGGCGGGCCTCCTGATCGGCCTGCGCGTCGTAGCCGTAATATAGGTACTCGGCGTACTGGTGGCCTCCCCTTTTAAGATCGACGTTGTTCATGACGAGCCCAAGGAGGTTGGCGTTCACCTCCTGCAGCTTGTCCCGGGCATGGCGCACCATGTCCCGATCCGTCGCCCCGGGCCGGTGGACGAGCAGCACCCCTTCCGCCCGCGAGGCGAGGATGATCGCGTCGGGGACGGAGATCACGACGGGGGAATCGATGAGGATCACCTCGTAGCGCGTCGTGAGTAGGTCGATGAGGTCGAACATGCGGCTCGAACCGAGGATCTCCGAAGGATTCTGGGGGATCCCGTGGCACAGGAGCAGATCGAGGTTGTCGATCCCCGACGGCTGGATCGCCTCCTCCGGCTTGCACCGGTCGCGGACCAGCTTCATCAGCCCGCGGTCTCCCTGGCGGATGAAGTAGCGCTGCAGGGCGGGACGGCGAAGATCGGCGTCGATGAGGAGCGTCCTTCGGCCGCTCTGCGCCATCACCACCGCCAGGTTGGCCGCCGTCGTCGACTTCCCTTCCCCGGCCACCGCGCTGGTGATCACGATCGTCTTCGGGACGGGCCGACCGGAGGAGAACAGGATCGACGTCCGCAGGTTCCGGTAGCACTCGGTGGCGTGCGAGCGCGGCTGCTGGATCGCCACCGGCACCGACTTCCCTTCCTCCCGCGACAGCCCCTTGGCCATCTCGACGATCGGCACGACCGTCAGAAGCGGCAGCTTCAGATGCCGGGCGACGTCCTGCGGGCTGCGCACTTTGCGATCGAGGCTGTCCATCAGCAGGACGAGGCCGACCCCCAGGACCAGGCCCAGTAGCACCGCCACGACAAGGTTGCGGATCGGCTGGGGCTCAATGGGCATCCGGGGGGGCTCGGCCCGATCGAGGATCTGGACTCCCGAGGTCTTGAGCTCGCGGGACATGCGCACCGCGTTGAGCCGCGTGAGGATGTCGGAATAGGTCTTGTCGTCCAGGTCCACCCTCTGCTGCAGCAGTGAGTACGTCACGCCGGTGCGGGAGAGGTTCCTGGCCTCCGCCTTGTGGGCTTCGACGGTCCGGGCGAGGATCCTCTCCTTGGCGACGAGCGTGTCGTATTCCGATTTCAGATCGAGAAGGTTGCCGCTGAGGACCGAGGGGGCTTCGGCCTGCGCCACCGCTTCCGGCTCGTCCAGGGATGCCAGCTCCCGTTCCAGCCTTTGGAGCCGGGCTTTGAGCGTGATGATGTCGGGATGTTGCTCGCCGTAGCGCTGGGACATCTCCTTCAGCTGCAGCTGCGAGTCGACGTATTCCTTCTGGAGGCTCGCCCGCATTTGCTTTTGGATCTCGGCGTTCAGGGAGGCCGTCGCGGAAGGGACTCCGGACGAGGCAGCCTGGGAGCGGGCCTTGCGCAGGGCTTCCATCCGCGATTCGACGCCGATGCGCTCGATGTGGGTCGCGAGATAGTCTTCGTTGATCCGGTTCAGGCCGAGGGTGGAGAAAGGATCCGCTTCGGAGGAGCCGGTGATCCTCTCCCGGTCCCGGTAGGTCAGGAGCTCGGTCTGCGACTGCTTCAGCTGGCTCTCCGCCTCGACCAGTTTCTTCTCGAGCCAGGCGATCGCCTGGTCCGCGACCTTCTGCTTCTGCAGGAGGTTGCTCGAGACGTATTCCTCGGCGATGGCGTTGGCAATCCGCGTGATGCGTTCCGGATCGCTTCCCTGGACCGCCAGACGGATGACCTGATTGTCCTCCACGGTCGTCACGGCGACGCGCAGCTGCAGGGCCTTGGCCAGATCCATCGAGCGCCTCTCGACCTCCGCTTGCGGCACCTTCCCGTAGAACCCGGCGACCATCAGCTTCTTGACCGTCGCCTGGAGCAGCGACTGGCTGGTCAGGATCGCGCCCTGCGTCTTGAGGTAGTCGCGCTCGCGGAAGCGGTCCTGCGGCAGCGGATCGAACTCCAGCAGGCGCGGCGATTCCTTGCCGCCCAGGATGCTGACCCTCGCTTCGTAGACCCGGGGCTGCAGCGCCGTGCCGATCGCCACCAGCGCCGTGAGCGCTCCGGCGAAGCCCAGCACCACCCACTTACGCCGCCAGATGGCGAGGAAGTATTCGCGGAGATCGAATTCTTGCTCTTGTCGGATCTCTTCAGCCATGCCCCACCCTTCTCAATCCAGCGTTATCTTAGAAAGAACCGAGCCCGCGGAGGACGACCACGAACGTCTTCCCGAGGATCTTCATGTCGACCAGGGTCGAGCGCTCCCGGACGTACTCGATGTCGAGGCGAATCCAATCGTGAAACGACGTCTTGCTCCTGCCGCTCACCTGCCACAGCCCGGTCACGCCCGGCCGGACCTTGAGCCGCGCGTCGCGCCAGGCATTGCAGAACTTCATCTCGCGGGCGGCGAGGGGACGCGGTCCCACCAGGCTCATCTCCCCTTTCAGGACGTTCCAGAGCTGCGGAACCTCGTCGATGCTGTAGCGTCGCAGGAGCCGCCCCAGGGCGGTGGAGCGCGGGTCGTTCTCGATCTTGAACACCGGCCCGTCCACCTCGCTCAGCGGCCTGAGCTGCGCCTGCATCTTCTCGGCGTCCTTCACCATCGTGCGGAACTTCACCATCCAGAACTCGCCGCCGCTGCGCCCGCATCGGCGCTGCCGGAAGAAGACCGGGCCGGGACTCGAGAGCTTGATCGCCACGGCGGTCACCAGGATCAACGGCAGCAGGAGGATGAGCCCCGCCGCCGAGAGGACCATGTCGAGCGCCCGCTTGAGCCCCCTATAGAGCATGTAGCGCACCTTGCTGTGGGCGTAGTGCCCGGCGGTCGCCGCGACCCCGCGAATGAGGATGTCGGTGTCGGCCAGGTCGATGTCCCCGACGTCCAGCCCCTCCGGGATGGCGACCACGCCGCGCAGCGCCTGTCCCGGCGAGATCACCGTATCGGCGGCCAGGACGCATCCCTCGACGCGGGAATTCCGCTCGATGCGCGCCCCGGGCATCATCAGGCTTTCACGCATCAGGCTGCCCTCCTCGACGACGCACCCGTCGCCGATGCAGGCCGGCCCGATGATCTGGGCCTGGGGTCCGATGACGCAGTCGCGTCCGATCATGACGGGGCCCAGCAGTGTCGCCATCTGCGACACCTGCGTGCCGCGCCCGACCCAGATCCCTTCCGCGATCTGGCCTTCGAACCGGAAGCCGTTCACGTCGCCCCGGAGGACGGCCCGGTTGATCCTCAGATAATCCTCCAGCTCGAGGATGTTGCGGGCGTAGCCGCGCAGCTCGCAGGCCTGGATGACGCGCCCCTCGTCGCGCAGCCGCGGGAGGAGCTGCTCCTTGATGTCGAAATAGACTCCCGGATCGATGGAAGAAAGAACCGACGGGTCGAACACGTAGACCCCCGCGGGGACGCGCGCCAGCTGGTTGCTGTCGGAGAGGTTGCGGATGCGGATCCCCCGGACCTGCGAATCGTCGTCCAGCTGCAGCTCGAGGTGGTGCCAATCCCTCGACCCCTCGGCGTAGGGACGCACCGCCAGCGTCGCGGCCGCTCCCTTGCGCACGTGGAAATCGCCCAGCTCCTTGAGATCGGCGTCCAGGAACAGGCTTCCATGAATCACCAGGAAGGGCTCGTTGCCGATGAAGTCGGCCAGCGACAGGAGGCATCCCGCGGTGCCGCGCGGGTTCGGCTCCTCCGAATAGGTGAGGCGCAGCCCGAGCTTGCGCCCGTCGCCCAGGGTCTGCTGGTAGATCTCGGGGCTGCCGCTGAGCGCCAGGGCGACTTCCCGGATGCCATGGCGCCGGACGAGCTGCAGGAGGTATTCCACCATCGGCCGGTTCGCGACGGGAAGCAGGGGCTTGGGGACGGTGCGAACCAGCGGCACCAGATGGGTGTCCTGCCCGCCCGCGAGAATGATCGCTCTCATCGCCGCGCCTCTCCCAGCGCCACGCTGGCCGGCGCCGTCTCCTCCGGCGCCCCTTGCGCCGGCGCCCCGTAGACGCCTTCCACTTCCCGCACCATCCTCTCCAGGGAGAACCGGCTCTCCGCCGCCGCGCGGGCCGCCCGCCCCATCCGGCGCATCGCTTGCCGGTCCGCCACGATCCCCTCCAGCGCCGCTCCCAGGGCTCCCACGTCCCCGGGCGGCACGAGACGCCCGGTGACGCCCGCCTCCAAGATTTCCGGAATCCCGCCGACGGACGTCGACACCGCCGGCAGGCCGGATGCCATGGCCTCCATCAGCGTCACGGGAGTGTTGTCGGCGAGAGTCGGGAGCACGAAGAGATCGCCCCGCCGATATTCCTCCGGCATGCCCTCCCGCGAGACCCGGCCCGCCAGATCCACTCCCGCCGCCCCCCGGGCCGCCTCGGGAGCTTCACCGACGATCCGCAGGCGCACGGACGGGTGCCGGCGCCGGAGGGCGTCGAAAGCCTGCAGGAGCTCGCCGATCCCTTTCGTGGCGTCGTTCGGCCCGGCGACGTAGAGCAGCGTGATCGGCCCGGTTCCGGACTCCTGGGCCGGAGTGAAGCGGCCCACGTCGACGCCGTTGTAGATCTGGTGGACCTTCTTGGCGCCCAGGAAGGAGCGGCGCAGCAGATCGGCGAGCCAGCGCGACGGAACCACCAGCTCCAGAGGCGAGAAGGCGAACACCGCTTCTTTCGCCAGCTTGTTGAGGATCGACAATCCGGGCCAGGCGGTGCAGAAAAGGCAGAAGTGTTTCATCCCCTCGCAGGAAGGGGGCTCCGGCACCGAGCGGACGCACAGCGGCCACTGGTCGTGCAGGGTCCAGACGCTGCGGTGGCGCCGGGAAAGCAGCAGCGAGGCGAGGGAGAAGCTGCGGCGCTGGACGATGTGGAAGTGCACCACCTCGGGACGGAGCGCTCCCAGGACGCCGCGCAGCTGCCCGATGACGGAAGGATTCCAGTAGAGGTGCCAGGAATGGCGCTCC carries:
- a CDS encoding polysaccharide biosynthesis tyrosine autokinase; protein product: MAEEIRQEQEFDLREYFLAIWRRKWVVLGFAGALTALVAIGTALQPRVYEARVSILGGKESPRLLEFDPLPQDRFRERDYLKTQGAILTSQSLLQATVKKLMVAGFYGKVPQAEVERRSMDLAKALQLRVAVTTVEDNQVIRLAVQGSDPERITRIANAIAEEYVSSNLLQKQKVADQAIAWLEKKLVEAESQLKQSQTELLTYRDRERITGSSEADPFSTLGLNRINEDYLATHIERIGVESRMEALRKARSQAASSGVPSATASLNAEIQKQMRASLQKEYVDSQLQLKEMSQRYGEQHPDIITLKARLQRLERELASLDEPEAVAQAEAPSVLSGNLLDLKSEYDTLVAKERILARTVEAHKAEARNLSRTGVTYSLLQQRVDLDDKTYSDILTRLNAVRMSRELKTSGVQILDRAEPPRMPIEPQPIRNLVVAVLLGLVLGVGLVLLMDSLDRKVRSPQDVARHLKLPLLTVVPIVEMAKGLSREEGKSVPVAIQQPRSHATECYRNLRTSILFSSGRPVPKTIVITSAVAGEGKSTTAANLAVVMAQSGRRTLLIDADLRRPALQRYFIRQGDRGLMKLVRDRCKPEEAIQPSGIDNLDLLLCHGIPQNPSEILGSSRMFDLIDLLTTRYEVILIDSPVVISVPDAIILASRAEGVLLVHRPGATDRDMVRHARDKLQEVNANLLGLVMNNVDLKRGGHQYAEYLYYGYDAQADQEARRPRAEKRRS
- a CDS encoding glycosyltransferase family 4 protein, translating into MRIAILCGHYPYSGAGVIAWESALALSRRHEVTFVHGSDRESEGRAGALRVISLQLPAEPERHSWHLYWNPSVIGQLRGVLGALRPEVVHFHIVQRRSFSLASLLLSRRHRSVWTLHDQWPLCVRSVPEPPSCEGMKHFCLFCTAWPGLSILNKLAKEAVFAFSPLELVVPSRWLADLLRRSFLGAKKVHQIYNGVDVGRFTPAQESGTGPITLLYVAGPNDATKGIGELLQAFDALRRRHPSVRLRIVGEAPEAARGAAGVDLAGRVSREGMPEEYRRGDLFVLPTLADNTPVTLMEAMASGLPAVSTSVGGIPEILEAGVTGRLVPPGDVGALGAALEGIVADRQAMRRMGRAARAAAESRFSLERMVREVEGVYGAPAQGAPEETAPASVALGEARR
- a CDS encoding sugar transferase gives rise to the protein MRAIILAGGQDTHLVPLVRTVPKPLLPVANRPMVEYLLQLVRRHGIREVALALSGSPEIYQQTLGDGRKLGLRLTYSEEPNPRGTAGCLLSLADFIGNEPFLVIHGSLFLDADLKELGDFHVRKGAAATLAVRPYAEGSRDWHHLELQLDDDSQVRGIRIRNLSDSNQLARVPAGVYVFDPSVLSSIDPGVYFDIKEQLLPRLRDEGRVIQACELRGYARNILELEDYLRINRAVLRGDVNGFRFEGQIAEGIWVGRGTQVSQMATLLGPVMIGRDCVIGPQAQIIGPACIGDGCVVEEGSLMRESLMMPGARIERNSRVEGCVLAADTVISPGQALRGVVAIPEGLDVGDIDLADTDILIRGVAATAGHYAHSKVRYMLYRGLKRALDMVLSAAGLILLLPLILVTAVAIKLSSPGPVFFRQRRCGRSGGEFWMVKFRTMVKDAEKMQAQLRPLSEVDGPVFKIENDPRSTALGRLLRRYSIDEVPQLWNVLKGEMSLVGPRPLAAREMKFCNAWRDARLKVRPGVTGLWQVSGRSKTSFHDWIRLDIEYVRERSTLVDMKILGKTFVVVLRGLGSF
- a CDS encoding glycosyltransferase family 2 protein; translation: MKLIIQIPCLNEETTLPVTLASLPRALPGVDRIEVLVIDDGSTDGTVETARRLGVHHVVVLSSHQGLARAFMVGLEASLKQGADIIVNTDADNQYDARDVERLIAPILEGRADLVVGDRDVQTIGHFSRMKKLLHRLGDRIMQSMAGIELMDSTSGFRAYSREAALRLNIFSRFTYTLETLIQAGKKNLAVAHVRVGVNEKLRESRLFPNLWFYLKRSASTMVRIYALYEPLKVFSYLGAIVGGVGLVILVRFVYHYFTSTGPAGHLQSLLVGTTLLAVGVFIGLIGVVSDVMAANRQLLEDVQYRLRKMEADRGEIASGTGTSPAASFAAPGRKR